One window of Gemmatimonadota bacterium genomic DNA carries:
- a CDS encoding PorV/PorQ family protein: MKNTMSVVLIVLIALALSAPASAQALFPEAEEVLNPEGRSKIKPSTFNFLKVTNNARVAGMGDAFTAVSDGIDGMIWNPAGLTKVNKLGYAFGYTQWLVESSFVTGSLAYNTGQWGVLGVSFVNFTLPDIPETTTMEPDGTGAMVNSGDLALGLVYAYQLTDKLSAAAALRFVQSALGPETLSAVSVNVSTLMYTGFQSLRIGMNMKNLGGEQEIVSEKSEMPLVFHTGIAMELYGNLGDPVSLTGSFEGAFFTDREQRWNLGGELWIQNLIALRAGYKIKYDVETWSIGGGLKGKFGGRHIALDVSYSNLGDLFDPPLRLNLSGSL, from the coding sequence ATGAAAAATACGATGTCTGTAGTGCTGATCGTTTTGATCGCGCTCGCCCTATCGGCTCCGGCCTCGGCGCAGGCACTCTTCCCAGAAGCCGAAGAAGTCCTGAATCCAGAGGGCCGCAGCAAGATCAAGCCATCCACATTCAATTTTCTGAAAGTGACCAACAATGCCCGAGTCGCGGGCATGGGCGATGCTTTTACCGCGGTATCCGACGGGATAGACGGCATGATCTGGAATCCGGCCGGTCTGACCAAAGTGAACAAGTTGGGATACGCTTTTGGCTATACCCAATGGCTGGTCGAATCGTCATTTGTCACCGGATCCCTCGCCTACAATACCGGACAATGGGGCGTGCTGGGTGTATCATTTGTGAACTTTACCCTGCCCGACATACCCGAAACGACTACCATGGAACCAGACGGCACGGGTGCTATGGTGAACTCGGGCGACCTCGCCTTAGGCCTGGTTTACGCCTATCAACTGACCGACAAGCTCTCGGCAGCAGCAGCCCTGCGCTTTGTCCAATCCGCGCTGGGACCAGAGACACTCAGCGCAGTCTCTGTGAATGTCAGCACCTTGATGTACACGGGCTTTCAAAGCCTGCGCATTGGCATGAACATGAAAAACCTGGGCGGAGAGCAGGAAATCGTGAGCGAAAAATCGGAAATGCCCCTGGTATTCCACACCGGGATAGCCATGGAATTGTACGGCAACCTCGGCGACCCCGTATCCCTGACCGGCTCGTTTGAAGGCGCTTTCTTCACCGACCGGGAGCAACGCTGGAACCTGGGCGGTGAACTCTGGATACAGAACCTCATCGCGCTTCGAGCTGGTTATAAGATCAAATACGACGTGGAAACCTGGAGTATTGGCGGTGGTCTCAAGGGGAAATTCGGCGGGCGACACATCGCCTTAGACGTGTCGTATAGCAATCTTGGCGATTTGTTCGACCCGCCCCTGCGCCTGAATCTCTCAGGTTCACTGTAG
- a CDS encoding phytanoyl-CoA dioxygenase family protein yields the protein MMTPEQRYLFDLNGYLHLRNALSDDELNAARKAAERYVTTPESELPEGFGKNGKRHLHGFAFDKALERLTLHPATWPIVTELTNGRPRLTSGTLQVNIPDQNDEALRLHCARDDFGWDATRYEVRNGRIFCDNTVCFPYLTDVHSGDGGLLVVPGSHKSLFDRPRHLFQNGLVENRDHIPEGVVNITPKAGDIVVMNELVTHGALPWTPKDRMRMILVLRYHPQYAGRSELPQAIQQRLSPETLELTARAGYQDKKEIATRNNIALTV from the coding sequence ATGATGACCCCTGAACAACGCTACCTCTTTGACCTCAACGGGTACCTGCACCTGCGCAATGCCCTCTCTGACGACGAACTGAACGCCGCGCGAAAAGCCGCCGAACGCTACGTCACAACCCCCGAATCGGAACTACCCGAAGGCTTTGGCAAAAACGGCAAACGCCACCTGCACGGCTTTGCATTCGACAAAGCACTCGAACGCCTCACCCTGCACCCCGCGACCTGGCCCATCGTCACAGAACTCACCAATGGCCGGCCCCGCCTCACCAGCGGCACGCTTCAGGTCAACATCCCCGATCAAAACGACGAAGCACTCCGCCTGCACTGCGCCCGCGACGATTTCGGCTGGGACGCCACCCGTTACGAAGTCCGCAACGGACGCATCTTTTGCGACAACACCGTCTGCTTCCCCTACCTCACCGACGTGCATTCGGGCGATGGGGGTCTCCTCGTCGTCCCCGGCTCGCACAAAAGCTTGTTTGACCGCCCCCGGCACCTCTTTCAAAACGGCCTGGTCGAAAACCGCGACCACATCCCCGAAGGCGTGGTCAACATCACACCCAAAGCCGGCGACATCGTCGTCATGAACGAACTCGTCACCCACGGCGCCCTGCCCTGGACGCCAAAAGATCGCATGCGGATGATCCTCGTCTTGCGCTATCACCCCCAATACGCAGGGAGATCAGAACTGCCCCAGGCCATTCAACAACGCCTCTCTCCCGAAACGCTTGAACTCACAGCACGCGCGGGTTATCAGGACAAAAAAGAAATCGCAACACGGAACAACATCGCGCTTACCGTATAG
- a CDS encoding phytanoyl-CoA dioxygenase family protein: MPITDALPGMKRELKFYPAKNDAPKKLTRAQIQQFNEKGYIFPLDVFSKKEVEANRAYFDKLMDKTQAAGKNSYSINGWHRICKGIYDLLVDNRILDYVEDLLGPNLVSRMTHYFSKMPGDGKKVAFHQDASYWPLTPSKTVTVWLAIDDVDLANAPMEVIPGSHLHGQIPFERSTPKENNVLGQSVHHAEKFGDPVPLIMKAGQISIHSDLLLHGSRPNTSKRRRCGLTLRYMPPEVRTRETDHSPAVLCRGIDPSGYWQHIPRPNGDDIPERK; encoded by the coding sequence ATGCCCATAACCGACGCCCTTCCCGGCATGAAACGGGAACTAAAATTTTATCCAGCAAAAAATGACGCGCCCAAAAAACTGACGCGCGCGCAAATCCAGCAATTCAACGAAAAGGGATACATCTTTCCCCTCGACGTCTTCTCAAAAAAAGAAGTCGAAGCCAACCGCGCGTACTTTGACAAACTCATGGACAAAACACAGGCAGCGGGCAAAAACAGCTACTCAATCAACGGGTGGCACCGCATTTGCAAAGGCATCTACGACCTGCTCGTCGATAACCGCATCCTCGACTACGTCGAAGACCTGCTCGGACCCAACCTCGTCTCGCGCATGACCCACTACTTCAGCAAAATGCCCGGAGATGGCAAAAAAGTCGCCTTTCATCAAGACGCATCCTACTGGCCCCTCACACCCTCCAAAACCGTAACCGTCTGGCTCGCCATTGACGACGTTGACCTCGCAAATGCCCCCATGGAAGTCATACCCGGCTCGCATCTCCACGGACAAATACCCTTTGAACGCAGCACACCAAAAGAAAATAATGTCCTTGGACAATCTGTTCACCACGCCGAAAAATTTGGCGACCCCGTACCCTTAATCATGAAAGCCGGGCAAATCTCCATCCACTCCGACTTATTGCTACACGGCTCCAGACCCAACACCTCAAAACGGCGTCGCTGTGGCCTGACCCTGCGCTACATGCCCCCCGAAGTCCGCACCCGAGAAACCGACCATTCACCCGCGGTCTTATGCCGCGGCATTGATCCCTCCGGCTATTGGCAACACATCCCCCGTCCCAACGGCGATGACATCCCAGAAAGAAAGTGA
- a CDS encoding porin family protein, which translates to MRFIVAALLSLALTGPGVAEVNGTWSVGVTGQYDMPLFKLNQWFPSGGIDIGGTISRINNPTWTFELDARYAKYGSGELENRRFLWSVDLQEYESPNASSEMTWFTVTANYLYHFNGGGEKLNTGGGAPYFVIGSGFYHYNNEISGLIYPGQSGTLDTNLTQRPESDVRTALGVNAGVGVEYFASQNFAFDLRAQYHVIWGHVRPLEAWGLQEAFPFHKLNIGVRLKLYFPK; encoded by the coding sequence ATGAGATTCATTGTAGCAGCGTTATTAAGTCTGGCCCTTACAGGGCCGGGAGTGGCAGAAGTGAACGGCACCTGGTCTGTTGGGGTGACCGGGCAATACGACATGCCGCTATTCAAATTGAACCAGTGGTTTCCCTCGGGAGGCATTGACATCGGGGGAACAATCTCACGCATCAACAACCCGACCTGGACATTTGAACTGGACGCGCGGTATGCCAAATACGGCTCGGGAGAACTGGAAAACCGCAGATTCCTCTGGTCCGTTGACCTGCAGGAATACGAAAGCCCCAACGCCAGTTCGGAAATGACCTGGTTTACAGTAACCGCCAACTATCTTTACCACTTCAACGGCGGAGGTGAAAAACTGAACACCGGGGGTGGCGCGCCCTACTTCGTCATCGGATCGGGCTTTTACCACTACAACAACGAAATTAGCGGATTAATTTATCCCGGTCAGAGCGGCACCCTGGACACCAATTTGACACAGCGTCCCGAATCAGATGTTCGCACGGCTCTGGGCGTAAACGCCGGTGTGGGCGTCGAATACTTCGCCTCTCAGAATTTTGCGTTTGACCTTCGGGCACAATACCACGTCATCTGGGGCCACGTGCGCCCCCTCGAAGCCTGGGGCTTACAAGAGGCATTCCCATTTCACAAACTCAACATAGGTGTTCGGCTCAAGTTGTATTTCCCCAAATAA
- a CDS encoding TonB-dependent receptor: MRFSIRLGCLLILVGALCVFHPGDGMAATTGKVTGVVKDAQGEALPGVNVVVKGTRRGAVTDTDGYFLILAVDPGVHEVEASLVGYRTETIQNVLVQVELTTTVNIVLQEAAVELGELVVIAERPAVEPDKTVSRYIVGVEQVEQVPLARNAAEVIELQPGVSLDGAMRIRASHTASVTNGTNEVFVEIDGIRLSNDDGVAENNTASQVNSLARGALQEVAVVTGGMNAEYGNAQGGVISLVSREAKERYGGLGEYRLTLPGLKHWGANVYNSPLLEGKTPDTGNPNIDSTPSDYDSALGHFLEGNVSGPINPQLGFFLSTYTDRQASVFPGPSNHAPFNLNTSANATYRPGDKYKVKLGTTWVYKDGFNNGSTSVVRGPGGATTGVPPGGVRGISESGRNLYLPAGYSSSGKSPRTDQVFYGVLTHTISPKTFYEVRVSFQSTSLDTSDVPSQTTDIVRGANGFYGTRDIHAFSWAQRTRILLKGDLSSQVTRGHFVKAGFEIIRNSIEQQDVVYNTTRERNIRLLGKGDPIVGMEPFNPATYAAYIQDKMEFEGLIVNLGVRYEVLAPGESFGRAMDHVTWNHYNSLTRWRNVPIVDSPTQTAISPRLGISHPITDRSTIRFFTGRFHQFIGLQSLYNRTWRATGPDKDLNGNGQIDQMEIFNALVYPLAGEFGNVHMKPERTTNFEVGFDYNFYGDYVLGLTAFYKDQEGTLSSGGSDFFIDEPVFGFNSSYTHAFFNRRFATSRGFELSFQKKFSQMTALYVAYNVNWAKAHRGGKSSWEWFIAPTAQYVNSDKFFAGVTVQADGQEVPRAPTAEERRAFAEKANEIALKYKAKADVMEPKSNAFWEQPVLVEDGLYSFNIANYSIPTLDGGLDRRNFASVQFLFSAPPDFHITALAGFRATMVWQMHTRGAFWYTPPTGPRERRNGPPSTLTDVSFEKDFGLGQTGTATTFLEVRNLFGQRDDTSTGFRWIQYGLQKPPPGDSKFDTFGDISELTRYNGGLGRPRTIVAGARFKF, encoded by the coding sequence ATGCGATTTAGCATTCGTTTGGGCTGTCTCCTGATCCTGGTCGGCGCGCTATGCGTCTTTCATCCGGGCGATGGGATGGCAGCTACAACAGGAAAAGTCACCGGTGTGGTGAAAGATGCCCAGGGTGAGGCACTACCCGGCGTCAACGTCGTAGTAAAAGGCACGCGGCGCGGCGCTGTAACCGATACAGACGGCTATTTTTTAATATTAGCTGTCGATCCGGGCGTACATGAAGTAGAAGCATCCCTGGTCGGCTACCGCACCGAAACCATACAAAACGTGCTGGTACAGGTCGAATTGACCACCACAGTAAATATCGTACTCCAGGAAGCAGCCGTAGAACTCGGCGAACTGGTCGTCATTGCCGAGCGACCTGCCGTGGAACCCGATAAAACCGTGAGTCGCTATATTGTCGGCGTCGAACAGGTCGAACAGGTTCCCCTTGCGCGAAACGCGGCAGAGGTCATCGAATTGCAACCCGGCGTATCCCTGGACGGTGCCATGCGCATCCGCGCAAGCCATACCGCCTCGGTAACCAATGGCACCAATGAAGTCTTTGTGGAAATCGACGGCATTCGCCTGTCCAACGACGATGGCGTAGCCGAAAACAACACAGCTTCACAGGTCAACAGCCTGGCGCGCGGGGCATTGCAAGAAGTCGCCGTCGTAACCGGCGGCATGAACGCCGAATACGGCAATGCACAGGGCGGCGTAATCAGCCTGGTGAGCCGCGAAGCCAAAGAGCGATACGGTGGCCTGGGCGAATACCGCCTGACCCTGCCGGGACTAAAGCACTGGGGTGCGAATGTCTATAACAGTCCGCTGTTAGAAGGCAAAACCCCGGACACCGGCAATCCCAATATAGATTCAACGCCTTCGGATTACGACAGTGCATTGGGACATTTTTTGGAAGGCAACGTCTCCGGACCGATTAACCCACAACTCGGATTCTTCCTCAGCACCTATACAGATCGGCAGGCATCCGTTTTTCCGGGTCCCTCCAATCACGCGCCCTTTAACCTGAACACATCGGCCAATGCGACCTATCGGCCGGGCGACAAGTACAAAGTTAAGCTCGGCACCACATGGGTGTACAAAGACGGGTTCAACAACGGCTCAACCAGTGTGGTACGCGGTCCGGGTGGTGCAACCACGGGCGTGCCGCCGGGCGGCGTGCGGGGCATCTCGGAAAGCGGGCGCAACCTCTACCTGCCCGCAGGGTATAGCTCCTCGGGCAAGTCGCCGCGCACCGATCAGGTATTTTACGGCGTCTTGACACACACCATATCGCCCAAAACATTTTACGAAGTCCGCGTATCTTTCCAGAGCACATCCCTCGATACCAGCGACGTACCGTCACAGACAACCGATATCGTCCGCGGTGCAAACGGATTTTACGGCACGCGAGATATCCACGCCTTTAGCTGGGCGCAGCGCACGCGCATCCTGCTAAAAGGCGATTTGTCCAGTCAGGTAACGCGGGGACACTTTGTAAAAGCTGGCTTTGAAATCATCCGCAACAGCATCGAACAGCAAGATGTGGTCTATAACACAACCCGCGAACGCAACATCCGCTTGCTGGGCAAGGGCGACCCCATCGTGGGCATGGAACCTTTTAATCCCGCGACCTACGCGGCCTATATTCAGGACAAAATGGAATTTGAGGGCCTGATCGTCAATCTGGGTGTGCGCTACGAAGTCCTCGCGCCCGGCGAATCCTTTGGCCGCGCCATGGACCACGTCACCTGGAACCACTACAACTCGCTGACGCGCTGGCGAAACGTACCCATCGTAGATTCGCCCACGCAGACGGCCATCAGCCCGCGCCTGGGTATTTCACACCCCATCACAGATCGTTCCACCATCCGATTTTTCACCGGACGCTTCCACCAGTTCATCGGTCTGCAAAGCCTTTACAACCGCACCTGGAGAGCAACTGGACCGGACAAAGACCTGAATGGCAACGGACAAATCGACCAGATGGAAATTTTCAACGCCCTGGTCTATCCGCTGGCGGGCGAATTTGGCAATGTCCACATGAAACCCGAACGCACGACCAACTTTGAGGTCGGCTTCGACTACAACTTCTACGGCGATTACGTCCTGGGCCTGACGGCCTTTTACAAAGACCAGGAAGGCACGCTATCCAGCGGTGGATCGGACTTCTTCATCGACGAACCGGTATTTGGTTTCAACTCTTCATATACCCACGCATTCTTCAATCGCCGCTTTGCCACATCTCGCGGATTTGAGCTGTCCTTCCAGAAAAAATTCAGCCAGATGACAGCCCTGTATGTGGCTTACAACGTCAACTGGGCCAAAGCGCACCGCGGCGGCAAATCATCCTGGGAATGGTTTATCGCTCCCACGGCTCAATATGTGAACAGCGACAAATTCTTTGCCGGCGTCACCGTGCAAGCCGACGGCCAGGAAGTGCCCCGCGCACCAACGGCCGAAGAACGGAGGGCATTCGCAGAGAAAGCCAATGAAATTGCCCTGAAATACAAAGCCAAAGCAGATGTGATGGAACCAAAGAGCAACGCCTTCTGGGAACAGCCAGTCCTCGTCGAAGACGGACTGTACTCCTTCAATATCGCCAACTACAGCATTCCCACCTTAGATGGCGGCCTGGACAGGCGCAACTTTGCCAGCGTGCAATTCCTCTTCTCTGCACCGCCGGATTTCCACATTACTGCTCTGGCCGGATTCCGCGCGACCATGGTCTGGCAGATGCACACCAGGGGTGCATTCTGGTACACGCCACCCACGGGACCCAGGGAACGGCGCAACGGCCCGCCCTCCACACTGACAGATGTCAGCTTTGAAAAAGACTTTGGACTGGGGCAGACGGGTACAGCCACGACATTCCTGGAAGTCCGCAATCTCTTTGGGCAGCGCGACGACACGAGCACTGGCTTCCGCTGGATCCAGTACGGCCTCCAGAAACCGCCGCCCGGAGACAGCAAATTCGATACTTTCGGCGATATTTCCGAACTGACCCGCTACAACGGCGGGCTGGGCAGACCCCGAACCATCGTGGCCGGGGCGCGGTTTAAGTTCTAA
- a CDS encoding GWxTD domain-containing protein — protein MTWPRICILYAFLCILSLEQAAADQRDSLLTLGQKYLREGRADTAVATFSDLTKAFPKDAHIQSRLGYAYLKNRDFEKAETAFKTAKGLDKNLAEAYVGLGLVYAERPASGLSAYSNFRKAVGEAKRATKLDSTYGPAYRLLGELYERFQEDHQKAVDYYLKYIQVESDNPDGLYYFGLACVQADQHDQIAAHIIPYINAHDPELRLLPLAAAGYFHQKEHRLALNYYERYLQRVDKTERAYYTDISLVASEKEWHAYQSLSEEPEKQNYLQKFWRRRDSDLLTQINERIVEHYRRVWYARTFFSKKISPWDQRGEVYIRYGEPDYRSRSNQREFVISPEVEAVRNRMAADIWGPAATYHTFTGPVFPIRSQRKPFEGNITNQSLNTGVFGTDAGEDDAVLALNPGEEAETLGFQFVIPDLVASSPFDLSVAPRTEQRFLNYSPVTSDREFETVPWETWTYTQLQGGVEFTFTDEVGNGHFDFAPIPPLPQSDNRIASVARLMEYAPGVIYQQSIGAVPDYYRPSVGKDALHFFYDVADFRGPDGKTIVEVYYGVPPAEVTVGKGDRDYLIHTKATLALADASHENIYRAHEILSYQNSREFPKTRGVFIPDVIRIEASPGKKYQLQVQLEDELSGRAGAYKQELAVSDFNSESVKISGIQLAFSITDTGTNDRLQKKDIYVSPMASRSYPLGSRVFAYFEIYNLKRDTFGQTRYRVQYRVQFNPRNTVGLAGVITSGIRALLRQQKPQVSVTYEQVGTDEEEREYVELDLKKAKPGVNVVEITVQDKVSGEKATREVVFFYGGSG, from the coding sequence ATGACCTGGCCTCGAATCTGTATCCTCTACGCGTTCCTCTGTATCCTATCTCTGGAACAGGCGGCAGCAGACCAGCGGGACTCCCTGTTGACCCTGGGGCAAAAGTACCTTCGGGAAGGGCGGGCAGATACGGCGGTTGCGACATTCTCGGACTTAACCAAAGCCTTCCCCAAAGACGCACACATCCAATCTCGCCTGGGTTATGCGTACTTAAAAAACCGCGACTTTGAAAAAGCGGAAACCGCTTTCAAGACAGCCAAAGGACTGGATAAAAATTTGGCAGAAGCGTATGTGGGTCTGGGACTCGTCTATGCCGAACGCCCGGCCTCGGGCCTATCGGCGTATAGCAACTTCCGCAAAGCCGTAGGCGAAGCCAAACGAGCGACCAAACTCGACTCGACTTATGGACCTGCGTACCGACTACTGGGCGAATTGTACGAACGATTTCAGGAAGACCACCAGAAAGCCGTAGATTACTATCTAAAATACATCCAGGTAGAATCGGACAACCCCGACGGACTGTACTATTTTGGCCTCGCCTGCGTACAGGCCGATCAACACGACCAGATCGCGGCGCACATCATCCCCTATATCAACGCACACGATCCCGAACTCCGCCTCTTGCCCCTCGCCGCCGCAGGCTATTTTCACCAGAAAGAACACCGCCTCGCCCTGAACTACTACGAACGCTATTTACAACGCGTTGACAAAACCGAACGCGCCTATTACACCGACATATCTCTCGTCGCCTCAGAAAAAGAATGGCACGCATATCAGAGCCTATCCGAAGAACCTGAAAAGCAGAACTATCTGCAAAAATTCTGGCGGCGGCGAGACTCGGATCTTCTGACCCAAATCAACGAACGCATCGTGGAACACTACCGGCGGGTATGGTATGCGCGCACCTTCTTTTCCAAAAAAATCAGCCCCTGGGACCAGAGGGGCGAAGTCTATATCCGGTACGGCGAACCCGATTATCGGTCTCGCTCCAACCAGCGCGAATTTGTAATATCGCCAGAAGTAGAAGCCGTTCGCAACCGAATGGCAGCCGATATCTGGGGACCAGCCGCGACCTATCACACATTCACGGGACCGGTCTTTCCCATACGCAGCCAGCGCAAACCCTTTGAAGGTAATATCACAAACCAAAGCCTGAACACCGGCGTATTTGGCACAGATGCCGGGGAAGACGACGCCGTCCTCGCCCTGAACCCCGGAGAAGAGGCAGAAACCCTGGGATTCCAATTTGTAATACCCGACCTCGTCGCATCCAGTCCATTTGATCTATCGGTCGCTCCCAGAACAGAGCAGCGTTTCTTGAATTACAGTCCCGTAACATCAGACCGCGAATTCGAAACCGTCCCCTGGGAAACCTGGACATATACCCAACTGCAAGGCGGCGTGGAATTTACCTTTACCGACGAAGTCGGAAACGGACACTTTGACTTCGCGCCCATACCGCCCTTGCCCCAAAGCGACAACCGCATCGCCAGCGTGGCACGGCTCATGGAATACGCCCCGGGGGTCATCTATCAGCAATCTATCGGCGCTGTACCCGACTATTATCGCCCCAGCGTGGGCAAAGACGCCCTCCACTTCTTTTACGACGTCGCGGACTTCCGCGGACCAGATGGCAAAACCATCGTAGAAGTGTATTACGGAGTACCCCCGGCAGAAGTCACTGTGGGCAAAGGCGACCGGGATTATCTCATACACACAAAAGCCACTCTCGCCCTGGCGGACGCAAGCCATGAAAATATCTACCGCGCACACGAAATACTCTCCTACCAGAACAGCCGGGAATTTCCCAAAACCCGGGGCGTATTCATCCCCGACGTCATACGCATTGAAGCATCTCCCGGAAAAAAATATCAGCTACAGGTACAATTGGAAGACGAATTATCCGGGCGCGCAGGTGCGTACAAACAAGAACTCGCGGTTTCCGACTTCAACTCCGAAAGCGTAAAAATCAGCGGTATCCAGTTAGCCTTCTCAATCACCGACACGGGTACCAACGACCGCCTCCAAAAAAAAGACATCTACGTATCGCCAATGGCTTCCCGAAGCTATCCCCTGGGCAGCCGGGTATTCGCCTATTTTGAAATCTACAATTTGAAACGCGACACCTTCGGGCAAACCCGTTACAGAGTACAGTACCGCGTACAATTTAACCCCCGCAACACCGTAGGCCTCGCAGGCGTCATCACCTCGGGAATCCGCGCACTTCTGCGGCAACAAAAACCCCAGGTCTCCGTAACCTATGAACAGGTAGGCACCGACGAAGAAGAACGCGAATACGTAGAACTCGACCTGAAAAAAGCCAAACCAGGGGTAAATGTGGTGGAAATCACCGTACAGGACAAAGTAAGCGGAGAAAAAGCAACGCGAGAAGTCGTATTCTTTTACGGCGGATCGGGATAA
- a CDS encoding addiction module toxin, HicA family, which produces MPRKIRELIADLERANFRLRKNRSGGSHRRYLHPNGPRVTLSGNRGDDAHNYQEKIVKEAIEEAQK; this is translated from the coding sequence ATGCCCAGGAAGATACGAGAACTCATCGCGGACTTAGAAAGAGCAAACTTCCGCCTCCGAAAAAACCGAAGTGGTGGAAGCCATAGACGATACCTGCACCCCAATGGCCCACGAGTAACACTTTCGGGAAACAGGGGTGATGATGCCCACAATTATCAGGAAAAAATCGTAAAAGAAGCTATTGAGGAGGCTCAAAAATGA